One window of the Salvia miltiorrhiza cultivar Shanhuang (shh) chromosome 6, IMPLAD_Smil_shh, whole genome shotgun sequence genome contains the following:
- the LOC130989253 gene encoding uncharacterized protein LOC130989253 isoform X2, translating to MLALHLSLWIPTSLILAVKRTTEFFYVYYVVKTLTSIVTDGGIICLTLSYMADNVSEGKRVSAFGIFSGVVSAAMVCGTLTARILPTDRIYQVAAVIAVVAAVYMRIFLEDDRRTGCRKNEQPMLMSATEGDGNEPLKTNDLIKLPKDMYRLFKSSTTMSLASFVAFFNSLAEAGISAFLMYFLKARFHFQKDQFADIWLITYTAATFSSMVLMPLLGPIIGEETLLCIGLFAGFWQMLLNSIAWAPWVAYASAFLGVFLFLASPSIRCIISRKVGPHDQGIAQGSLMGIASLANVVSPLIFSPLSALFLSDDAPFNFPGFSIFSVGLAYLVGFFLSAVIKIQPHWSKNRACNQPSLLA from the exons ATGCTCGCTCTCCATTTATCTCTCTGGATTCCAACAAGCT TAATATTGGCTGTGAAGAGGACGACGGAGTTTTTCTACGTGTACTACGTCGTGAAGACTCTAACGTCTATAGTAACGGATGGTGGCATCATTTGTCTCACGCTCAGTTATATG gCTGATAATGTGTCGGAGGGAAAGCGTGTATCTGCATTTGGGATATTTTCCGGTGTGGTTTCAGCTGCAATGGTTTGTGGAACATTAACTGCTCGAATTCTTCCCACAGACCGTATTTATCAG gtAGCGGCAGTTATAGCCGTTGTGGCGGCAGTTTACATGAGAATCTTTCTTGAGGACGACCGACGAACGGGCTGCCGTAAAAACGAGCAGCCAATGCTGATGTCAGCAACCGAAGGAGATGGAAACGAGCCGTTGAAGACCAACGATTTGATCAAGTTGCCAAAGGACATGTATCGATTGTTCAAGAGCAG CACTACTATGTCACTGGCCTCGTTTGTTGCCTTCTTCAACAGCCTTGCTGAGGCAGGAATTTCTGCTTTCTTGAtg TATTTCTTGAAGGCGCGCTTCCATTTCCAGAAAGATCAATTCGCTGATATATGGCTTATTACTTACACTGCAGCAACCTTCTCAAGC ATGGTCTTGATGCCTCTGCTGGGTCCAATTATAGGAGAGGAAACGCTTCTATGCATAGGACTTTTTGCAGGATTCTGGCAGATGCTGCTTAACAGCATAGCTTGGGCACCTTGG GTCGCTTATGCTTCTGCCTTCTTGGGAGTCTTCCTATTCCTAGCAAGTCCTAGT ATAAGGTGCATCATCTCAAGAAAAGTCGGGCCTCACGACCAG GGGATTGCTCAAGGATCTCTAATGGGAATAGCTTCATTAGCCAATGTCGTATCTCCATTAATCTTTAGCCCTCTTTCTG CTTTGTTCCTATCCGATGATGCCCCATTCAATTTCCCCGGCTTCAGTATTTTCAGCGTCGGTCTTGCCTAC CTTGTTGGTTTCTTTCTTAGTGCGGTGATAAAAATTCAACCGCATTGGTCAAAAAACAGAGCATGCAATCAGCCCTCTTTGTTGGCCTAA
- the LOC130989253 gene encoding uncharacterized protein LOC130989253 isoform X1, whose translation MENWKNLMHVFVTIFLSNFASLIVNPTIADVTMEAVCPGKDECSLSIYLSGFQQAISGLASVVMMPLIGNLSDTYGRKLLLTIPLTLAIIPFVILAVKRTTEFFYVYYVVKTLTSIVTDGGIICLTLSYMADNVSEGKRVSAFGIFSGVVSAAMVCGTLTARILPTDRIYQVAAVIAVVAAVYMRIFLEDDRRTGCRKNEQPMLMSATEGDGNEPLKTNDLIKLPKDMYRLFKSSTTMSLASFVAFFNSLAEAGISAFLMYFLKARFHFQKDQFADIWLITYTAATFSSMVLMPLLGPIIGEETLLCIGLFAGFWQMLLNSIAWAPWVAYASAFLGVFLFLASPSIRCIISRKVGPHDQGIAQGSLMGIASLANVVSPLIFSPLSALFLSDDAPFNFPGFSIFSVGLAYLVGFFLSAVIKIQPHWSKNRACNQPSLLA comes from the exons ATGGAGAATTGGAAGAATTTAATGCACGTATTTGTGACgatatttttatcaaattttgcGTCGTTGATAGTGAATCCGACAATCGCAGACGTCACCATGGAAGCTGTATGCCCCGGAAAAGATGAATGCTCGCTCTCCATTTATCTCTCTGGATTCCAACAAGCT ATTTCAGGATTGGCTTCTGTGGTTATGATGCCATTGATTGGAAATTTATCCGACACCTATGGTCGAAAACTCTTGCTCACAATCCCTTTAACCCTAGCAATTATCCCTTTTG TAATATTGGCTGTGAAGAGGACGACGGAGTTTTTCTACGTGTACTACGTCGTGAAGACTCTAACGTCTATAGTAACGGATGGTGGCATCATTTGTCTCACGCTCAGTTATATG gCTGATAATGTGTCGGAGGGAAAGCGTGTATCTGCATTTGGGATATTTTCCGGTGTGGTTTCAGCTGCAATGGTTTGTGGAACATTAACTGCTCGAATTCTTCCCACAGACCGTATTTATCAG gtAGCGGCAGTTATAGCCGTTGTGGCGGCAGTTTACATGAGAATCTTTCTTGAGGACGACCGACGAACGGGCTGCCGTAAAAACGAGCAGCCAATGCTGATGTCAGCAACCGAAGGAGATGGAAACGAGCCGTTGAAGACCAACGATTTGATCAAGTTGCCAAAGGACATGTATCGATTGTTCAAGAGCAG CACTACTATGTCACTGGCCTCGTTTGTTGCCTTCTTCAACAGCCTTGCTGAGGCAGGAATTTCTGCTTTCTTGAtg TATTTCTTGAAGGCGCGCTTCCATTTCCAGAAAGATCAATTCGCTGATATATGGCTTATTACTTACACTGCAGCAACCTTCTCAAGC ATGGTCTTGATGCCTCTGCTGGGTCCAATTATAGGAGAGGAAACGCTTCTATGCATAGGACTTTTTGCAGGATTCTGGCAGATGCTGCTTAACAGCATAGCTTGGGCACCTTGG GTCGCTTATGCTTCTGCCTTCTTGGGAGTCTTCCTATTCCTAGCAAGTCCTAGT ATAAGGTGCATCATCTCAAGAAAAGTCGGGCCTCACGACCAG GGGATTGCTCAAGGATCTCTAATGGGAATAGCTTCATTAGCCAATGTCGTATCTCCATTAATCTTTAGCCCTCTTTCTG CTTTGTTCCTATCCGATGATGCCCCATTCAATTTCCCCGGCTTCAGTATTTTCAGCGTCGGTCTTGCCTAC CTTGTTGGTTTCTTTCTTAGTGCGGTGATAAAAATTCAACCGCATTGGTCAAAAAACAGAGCATGCAATCAGCCCTCTTTGTTGGCCTAA